CGTATTCGCTTCTAAAAAAGGAATACGTTCTTATCCTCCAAGTTGAGTAAAACCGTGATGGCTGGTAAAATAAATGTGTACATAGGTCTTTCTCCCCAATAACTCAGAATAAATTGGGTTCTAAATTATCTTCGGCAACCACAGCTTGAATGCCATAATAAAATTGATAAGGATAAACACTTTAATAGGTCTAATCAACGTTTCTAAATGTGTAATCACTAAGCATAACAAAAAAGAAGGGAGTGGGGCATACTAGCCCAGTAAACACACGATCACATGATACCTTAAGACAACAACATTATAATGCTAATGATGCATCTAAAATGTGATTCAGTTGAAATAAACATGTTTAGAAACTGCTTAAGGAAACTGTGGTGAAATATACTAAGTAGTGTATATGCTTCTAGTAGTATAATCATCTATCAAAGTAATTTAAGTTCTACTTTCCGAGACTTGCTATAATCATAAGATCCACACCTACAGTGTTGACCAAATTTACACTCTTAAAAAGGTAGTGAACCAATGAGCTAGGGAAGGGATAAAGACCAAACAGCATATGATTCAGATTCACCGAACATGGGGTAAATTTATTCAATGATGTCTGATCTGAACTTTGCAATTAGACCCAGTCCTGAGTGAAGTCCATGACTCTTCTTTTTGGTAAAAGATTTCCCACGTGATAGTCAAGTTCAGTCCTGAACACAGACCCAGAAAACATAGACATTCCATGCAATTGACCTGACACCTGAAACAGAAAGTATATATACCTTTACAACTGGAGAGTCGGCAAGAAGATGCGAAGCAACAGAATGAGAAGACTGGAGTAACCCCTGATACATCTCTTTAGATGCCCAACTGGCTATTGAATCATGCATTCTATGCTGGACTGTCAGTCTTGTAGTAAGTAATCCATCATGCAACAATGAAGCCCTTTCCATCATAGATTTGCCAAGCCCACCTTCCAGGGCCTTCCTTGACAATATGGCAGGTGCAAGTTGGCAATGATCACCCGCAAGAATACAACGTTTTCCCTGCAGTATGGGAATCCAGCAAGAGGGCTCAATTCCTTGACCTGCTTCATCTATAATTACCAAGTCAAAACAACCAGTTTTCCTGATAAGTGGATCGGCTGCCCCTGTGTTAGTAGAAAGCACAACCTGTGCATcagatagcacttccatgatcgtttctttttctttcatttccAGATCCCTCCCAAGTTGCTTCAGAAGTTGACGAATGCCTGCAGCTAAAGAATCGTCCTCTATGCAGTCCCTCAAGTCCTTTCTTAAGTCAGTTCTCTTTCTCTCAAGCTCCTTCCTAAACTGACCAAGCCTTCCATTTACAATCTCTGCCAAGGACTTCGAAGTAACCGATGGTGATATCCGAGCAGGGTTTCCAACTCGCACAATGTTTAAGCCAGTTCTTGACAACCTTTCAACCATGTTATCAACTGCCGCATTGCTTGGAGCTGTCACAAGGACACTTTCACCCTGCCGGACAGCACGTACAATGAGTTCCGTGAGCAAAACTGTCTTGCCCGTGCCAGGAGGCCCCTGGATGACCAGAACAGGCCTCTTCTTGTTCAGGCCTAATGAGAGAGCCCTTAACTGGGAGTCATCAAATGCACACCTCTCTGATAGCCTTGGATCAGGTAGACTTGATTCACCCCAATCAATCAGGCAATTCTGCTCCATCTTCATGACATCTTTGCTGTCACCGAACAGAGTAGCTACCACATCAATGGAAGCGTTACTTTTCAGCAAACCATTCCTTTGAAGTAGCATCAATGCTTCAAGATTCCGCTGCCAAATAAAAATACTTGGGTGAATTAGATGAACTTATCACTCATGTTGTTAAGCCAAGAATAATACAATCATAAAAGAAACGGGAACCCCAATTTTGCTGTTCTTTTTTAAGGCTAAAAATTCCTTTGTTCTGGTTTTCCCCATTTCATGCCCACTCCAATATACAATATATGACAGAAACAGAACATGATTGCAGATCATAAAACGAAAGGATTATGCTTAAATAAATATGTAAGAGCCAGCCTATAGTTGCTCCTGGCAAGGAAGTTTCAGAAAGCTTAATAGTAATATGCTGGAAGAAGCCAACCATTCAATGTTCATGTGCATAATTTGAATACCTCATAAGTAAGTGCATCTGCCAATCCCTGTATCCGGTCAATGCGCACACTTTTCCCAAATAACCTGGAGAAGGTTGGGTCACCATGGCGAGATTCCAGAGCCACAGTTATGCTGCAACCGTCCTCCCCGAGATTATAAAGAAAGCCTTGCATGCAAGAAGTGGCTCCCTCACCACGGCTATTACATGTTCTCACACAAACCATGTCCCCAGGTGACAATGTGGTTGGAGGCAGCTTGTGTTCACCTTCAATTCTGAATAGAACCAAATGTAGGCCTCCCAAACCTACACGCAGGGATAACAGAAAACAGTGTCTTACTCAATTTTCCAAAGTAACTGAAGATAAAATCTTAACATACGAAGAAAAGGAAGTAGCCAAGTTTAGCTCTCTCACCAGTTGAGCTGCTGATGACACTCAAGTTGCAAATGGTGTCACACTGCTCCTGCTGAGCCTGTCCATGGGTCACCAAGTACTCAACTGGCTTGGATGGCTTGGAATTGTTGTCGAGCATAGTGGTGGCATTCAGCTCCTCCTGTGTAAACTCCAGCTCGGCATCTCGCTCGATGCGCAGTAGGTCTGACATATGCTTCACAAAGTCTTCAATCCTGTCCTGCATCAGCCTTACCTTCTTTAAGCTTATGCCAATGCTACTGTGAACCGCTTTAGTTCGTGGTGTCGTCCTGCGCACAGCTGCTCGGTGATGAGTAGAATTGGCCATTTCCTTCAACAGCTTCCATGTCTGCGTGGAGCGCCAGTCGTAGATGAGCCCCTGGTTCTGATAACTCAGCAGGACAGCACGGAGCTCACGCTGGAAATGGTCGAAAAGGGTGGGGTAGTGCGTACAGGCCTTGAAGCAGAGTGACTCCAGACCCTtgggcatggggatggacgagaGATAAGGCTGTGCCTGGATCACAAACCCAAGCTGGCCTTCTGCCGATCCCCAATTCAGAGTCAATGCCGCTGTGGTGAGGTCCGCCATGTCACCCTGAAGCTCGGCGGAAGCGAATTTGGATGCCATGGACTGCATCCCCTGCCTTAGCCACTCCACGACACACCGGCCAAGCTCCTTCCGCCCTAGTGGATCGCCGTTCTCATACAGCGTCCCTACCCTTATGGACGCCTCCTCCACCGACGGCACGCAGCCGCCTTGTTCTTGCCCTCCCTCGACCGtcctcctctgcctcctcctcctagtCCTGCCATTGCTACCGGCAGGTCGAGACGCACCTTTGCTGGGACTCAACGGCGTGGCACGTACACTCCTTTGCCTGGAAGAAGAGGAGGCATCCTGCGACCGTGGCGGCGATGGTGTGGACGGAGACGAAGAAGCGGCAGCAACGAACGTGACCCTTCTCCTGCTGGGGAGCTTCTTCGCAGCGCCAGAAGAAAACAAGAACCTAGAGGAGAAGAGATCAAGAGACATGCCGTTGCTCCACGGTCCCGGCTgccggcggaggcggaggcggtggCGCCGGGCAGCGGGGGAAGAGCCGAGGAGGCGAGAGCGGGAAGGAAGCGAGGGGCTGACCGGTGACTCGGCTCAGCCTCGGCGGGTGAAATCCTCCCTGGCCCTGGGTcgaagaggaggaggcggccggtgGAGAGTGGATGACTGGTGGCGCAGGGCGCGGCTACGTTAGCACCGCAGGCAAGTAAAGTGCCGTCCCCGGCTCTGGCTTCGCGCGGCTGGCGCCCACGTCGCCCCCGCCCAGTTTCCATGGTCCCAAAAGCCCCTGACAGCGCCCATCGGATCGGCTTCGGCTTCGCGCTTGCTGTCCAACCAACGCATGGCGCGCGATCCCGCTGTCCACGCAGGCGCCGGCGCGTCCAGATGCAGATGCAGATTCACCGGTCCGGCaggggcaaatttgacaattttgacctataatcgaaatcaaatcacagaatgaactggttgcgaaactatttcactcccctgacccttttgtgtagcgcccgccacgccggcgccacaccctcTATGCAACGCCTcccagataggcgctacacggccAGCGTCGCACCCATATGTGGCCAAGTCAgcgtgcagcgcctgagagctaggcgccacactacacagtgcagcgcctagctcctgggcgttgcactagtgcagcgcctagcttctgggcgttgcactagtgcagcgcctgggcgctacacaaaagggtcaggggagtgaaatagtttcgcaaccagttcattctgtgatttgatttcgattataggtcaaatttgtcaaatttgcctcCGGCAGGGCTGATTCCGTTCGTCCAAAATCAGGGTGgggatgaaggaaatatgccctaaaggcaataataaagtattatatatttccttatatcatgataaatgtttattattcatgctagaattgtattaaccggaaacataatacatgtgtgaatacatagacaaacagagtgtcactagtatgcctctacttgactagctcgttaatcaaagatggttatgtttcctagccatagacatgagttgtcatttgattaacgagatcacctcattaggagaatgacgtgattgacttgacccattccgttagcttagcacccgatcgtttagtatgttgctattgctttcttcatgacttatacatgttcctatgactatgagattatgcaactcccgtttaccggaggaacactttgtgtgctaccaaacgtcacaacgtaactgggtgattataaaggtgctctacaggtgtctccaaaggtacttgttgggttggcgtatatcgagattaggatttgtcactccgattgtcggagaggtatctctgggcccactcggtaatgcacatcactataagccttgcaagcattgtgactaatgagttagttgcgggatgatgtattacggaacgagtaaagagacttgccggtaacgagattgaactaggtatcgagataccgacgatcgaatctcgggcaagtaacataccgatgacaaagggaacaacgtatgttgttatgcggtctgaccgataaagatcttcgtagaatatgtgggagccaatatgggcatccaggtcccgctattggttattgaccggagaggtgtctcggtcatgtctacatagttctcgaacccaaagggtccgcacgcttaaagttacgatgacagttttattatgagtttatatgttttgatgtaccgaaggttgttcggagtcccggatgtgatcacggacatgacgaggagtctcaaaatggtcgagacgtaaagattgatatattggacgactatattcggacaccggaagtgttccggagaagtttcggattaaaccggagtgccggagggttaccggaaccccccggggaagtattgggccttagtgggccttgaggggagagagagggcagcagccaggaggtggtgcgccccctcccaggaggagtcctagttggactaggagaggggggcgcagccccctttccctcccccctctccttggcgcgcccataggcagccggcctcccccttgctcctttatatacgggggcaggggggcacctctagacacacttgatatacgatattttagccgtgtgcggtgcccccctccaccagattacacctcgattataccgtcgcggagcttaggcgaagccctgcgtcggtggaacatcatcatcgtcaccacgccgtcgtgctgacgaaactctccctcaacactcggctggatcggagttcgagggacgtcatcgagctgaacgtgtgtagaacttggaggtgccgtacgttcggtacttgatcggtcagatcgtgaagacgtacgactacatcaaccgcgttgtgataacgcttccgctgtcggtctacgagggtacgtggacaacactctcccctctcgttgctatgcatcaccatgatcttgcgtgtgcgtaggaatttttttgaaattactacgttccccaacaggggaAAGCGTCCGTGGATCCTGACGGACCACAATAAAATGAGATGTCGGCGCCTGCTAGGCGTAAGCCGGCTGATGACAACGAATTATAGACCGCCCAGTTGGTCGTCCGATCTAGCACTGTGGACCGTCGATCTCACCAAGGCAGCCCCGCGTCTTTCTTCCACTGAACCCATCCACGTCGCGATTCAGTTTGACACCCTGCGTCTTCTCTGAAGACGAGAGAAGACGACATCCCCGGTGCAGAGCAACGCAACAACACCACCGCCGTGGCACCTGCGCCTACGACATCCCGGCACCGGGGCCGCCGACAAGCATTGCATCGCAGCTCTCAAAGCCACCGGTGACCGCTGCAACGCACCACCGGGAGCCAGGGGGGCTGCTTCATGGCGACACCTAGCGCGTCATCTCCGGTGAAGCTTCATTACAGCTCCGGCGAAAAGCTTCATTGCAGCTCCGACGAAGCTTCATTGCAGCCCCGGCGGAGTCCGTTCCAACCCCATCGCAGCTCTAACGACCGGGCGGTGCTCCAATGCAGCCCCGGGAGACGCTCCAATGCAACCCCGACGGCGCAAAAAAAAGCTCCAATGCAGCACCTCCTGCGTAGGGCACTGCAGCACCGGCGGCGAGCGGCGTCCGCCTCTGGCCTTCGTGCTACCTTGCAATGCCGGCGGCGAGCCGCGCAACCTCCCTCGTGCGTGCTGCATTGCAGCATCGACGGTGAGTGGCGCCCGCCTCTATTCTTCGTGCTGCGATGCAACACCGGCGGCGCTGCTACGCCGGTGGCCGGTGCACCCATGGCGAGCAGCACACCACTCCTTCATGCTCGTAGCAATGGTGGTACGCCCATGGGAGGAGCGCACAGCCCGCGGTCGCGTCGCCTCTCGCTTGCAGCAACAACGGGTGGAGGAGCGGGCGTGTGAAAGAGATAAGGCTCGACGGGAAAGCGGCGGACTAGCTGACGCATGTGACACGTGTCGCGTAGGGGACCCGACTTATGCGACGCTGTTTTCATCCGGTTGATTTAGATACTTGGGAATGCATGGCCAGCTTTCTCGggctggctggccggcaggcaggcATTAGAGCGAACACCTTACCGGCGTCACGGTCGGGGTGGGGACGGCAGGCAGAAACCTCTCGCGCTGCTCTAGACTTTAGACTTGTGGCGATCACACGTTTGCGAGGCTGCTGCGCTGCTCGAGCGGCTCTTGGGAGGCGGGAGGCGGTGGCCGGCTGCTGCCGCGCCGTGCTACGTGAGCTGGCCGCGCACGAATGGTTCAGCGCCGTGCGTGACAGCGCGAGGCAGGAGAGCATCTTCAGCAGTTGGCCCCGCAGTACGCATAAAAATCGCCCTATGGAGGCGAGCCGGCGATACAATCGGCGTTGGGGCGGTTTTGCGCCCAGTCATCGGCCCAGGTCGCCCCAGGCGTCGATATTGGCCCACTTTGCAGCCCCCTTTCGGCGAATAAAGGGCACATATGGGCGAGAATAGGCTCATATTCGGCGTGGTTCACCGTGGCTCGGCGTTCAATTATCaacataaatatttttttatcacatatttcatcacagaaaaatcaaatacttcaacaaaatagtacaacaacaaatagttcaatacaaattatatagttcaacaaataaaaactcatatttcatcacacgcCGCGCCCGGCGtcgcccttgagcctccataggtgctccaccagatcaTGCTGCAGCTGATGATGgacctgtgggtctcggatctcctgacgcatactgaggtaggcagtccaggttgccggtagctaatgatcaacttcggctagaggaccctgcctgtagtatggttcagtgtcaaacactgggtcttcttgctcgctctcgatgatcatgttgtgcaagatgacacagcaagtcatgatctcccacatttgatctttcgaccaggtctgagcagggtaccggacaacatcaaatcgagattggagcacaccaaatgctcgctcgacatccttccggcaagcctcctgcaccttggcaaagtgggacttcttgcctcctggcacaagatttgagatagtcttcacaaatgtagACCATATCGGATAGATGTcatcagctaggtagtaccccttgttgtagtgccgcccattgatcttgaagttcaccggaggagaatgaccttcaacaagcttggcaaagataGGAGAGCACTGCAGCatgttgatgtcattgtgagttcctggcataccaaagaaggagtgccaaatccagaggtcatgtgtggccaccgcctcaagtaccacactgcaaccgcctttggcgcctttgtacatcccctaccaagcaaatgggcaattcttccatttccaatgcatgcagtcgatgcttccaagcatcccaggaaatctttttgctgcattctgtgctaggatccgagcagtgtcttccgcattgggtgttctcaagtattgcggtccaaacactgccaccactgcccgacagaacttgtagaaacactctatgctggtggactcggccatgcgcccatagtcgtcgagtgaatcaccgggagctccgtatgcaagcatcctcatcgctgtcgtgcacttctggatcgaggtgaatccaagtttgccggtgcaatccatcttgcacttgaagtagttgtcgaactcccggatggaattcacaatcccgAGGAAGAGCTTTCGGCTCATCCAATAACGGTGCCGAATTGTTTTGTCGCCGTGAAGTGGAGCATCGGCGAAGTAGTCAGAGTAGAGCATGCAGTACCCTTCGAGACGATGtcggttctttgctttcacctgccccgacgccgagccacctcgccgcggcttttcattgctcgccagcagctgggcgagggcggcgagcaccatgaggtgctcttcttcctggacgtcggcctcggcttcctcctccagcagcgcgacgagcgcttcctcgtcatccgagtccatcgccgaggcaggcaaatcgccgaacaccttgcgcCCGGTGGGCGTGCACCCGCCGCTAAATTGCCCCTCCGCGGCCGGAAATGCCCAGCTGCTGTTGGAGGGGCTGCCGCGGCGAACCTCTGCTATTTTTTCGGCGGGGATGGCTATCTAGCGGTGAAGGGCGACGGGCGGCGCCGGGATATAGCTAGTGGCGGCCGAGGGCGCGGGGGGTGGGAGGCGAGTCGGGGAAGAAAATCTTGACTTTTCACCTAACGGTGTGGGCCAGCCGcgcttttcccttgcgccggagcccctgatcgcccccagtgcgccgggttcggcctgagACCGCCGGGCGGAAAAAGGGCCGAACCGGCGCTTTGCGTCGTCCTGGGGGTGCGACTGGGGCTTTTTTtggcgccggcgccgaaaaagtGGCCTgggggggcctgttgggggcgcggctggagatgctcttaggccAATTTCAACCCGCCACCGATTTGGTCCGTCCATTCTGTTTATGACACAAATCACAGCCCAACGCGCGAGTAAATGGGCGGACATCTTTTTTTGCACCCTCGACCCCGTTTCTGACCAGGGAGAGATGGGTCAAGGGTGGACAAGGGAAGGGGTCGAGGGCATCTTTTTTTCCACCCTCGACCCATTTCTGGCCAAAATGGCCAAGCGAAAGGCCACTCGAAAAACATATTGCCCGACCCACTCCCGCGAGCGGGGGCCGAACCCTAGGGAGCTCCACTGCCAGCCGCCTCTTCTCCTACCTCCCCCCTGTCGCCGCTGGCGTGCGGCACCGGAAAAAGCCCGGTCCGCGTAAGCGGCGGCGGGGCTTCCTTCCTCCTTGGTGGCTGCCCTGTAGAGCGGGATGCGAGCGCCTCTTGGGGACGCGGTGCTCGCTCAGGGCATGGTGGAGGCGCCGCGGTCGGCCATGCCAGCGGCGCGAGCGGTTGTGGAGCGGCGGCAGGTGCGAGCGTCCTCGGCGGCTGCCGGATCTGGCGGCAGCGGCTGTCGCGGCAAGGCAGGGCGCAGGGGATGAGGGCGGCCTGGAGGATGGCTGCGGCAAGATCGGGCGGTGGCGGGCTAGCGCGCCTCCGGCCAGATCCTTGCGGATTTGGTCTTAGGTGGCGGCGGGCGTCGCGGGCTGGTGCCGGAGGTCCAGCGGGGGTTCTTCGTGGAGGTGGCTTGCAGTGGCGTGGCTACAACCACGTTCTCAGCCTGGTCTGCATGCAGGGATGGTGGGACATGCTCCGGCGCCGGTTCGTCTGCGGCTGACTCGAGTGGGCCTTCTTCTTCCATGGATTCAGATATGGACTTGACAGGCAGGGGTGGTTCCATGGTGCGGCGTTGGTGCGCGTGTAGGTTTGCCGGAGGTGGCAGGGGACTCTGGGATGGGGGCAAGGGTGCCCCCTTCGTTGCATCTGGCAGGCTGCACTGTGTGGCTGTCGGAGTTCCCCTGGCCCAGATCTGGCCATTGAGGCCACCAACCCTGCGAAGGCATCCACTTTTGGGTGGAAGGGAGGTCTTCTGCCCCTTTCCGGTTGTCTGCTTCAGTACGTTGTATCCATGGACGAGGGGTGGGCTCGAATATGGGGCGGCGACCCTATTGGTGGAAGCCGGGGTGTTCGTGGGCGGAGCACGCGGCTCAGGCGTTGTCCAGTCACCATGGTCGTGTGAGCGGCATGGTCGTCGAAGTGTGTCGTGCAATGGCGGTGGTGTGGGTGTCCGTACCCCGTTTCTGCGAGGGCAGTGTTGGCTGGGGGTGAAAACCTGCTCTGACTTGTCAGGCCGGCAGCGGCGGCATTCTCGCGTCgtccccttcttgaaggcatcgtcGCGGTATCTCTTTCGTCGTTGTGgtgctccgggggaaaccctattCCTTGAATGGGCGGTGGTGGCGCTCTAGTGTCGTTTCCTTTCTGAAGGCGCCATCTTGGAGCCCATTCTTTGTCATGCACGGCTTCTCCCCATCGTGGTGGCTTATCCACGGTTGAGGGCCCGACGACTTCATAGTAGTGCTTAGTGTTTCACCTGATGTTTGCTTGGAGTTGTTTGGGGTGGCGTTGCTGTTTTCAGCGTCCTTGTATCCAGCCTTGGGTGTGTGTGTTCGGTGGTGTGGGGTGTGCGTTTGTATTAGCTTATTCGGTGATGGTtgttttatatataaagcgggggaaATCCTTTTTCATCATTTCTGGCCAAAATTTGGGTCGCATGCATCGAAACGGACACAGCGCGGACGCAAGCGAGCACTCCGA
The sequence above is a segment of the Aegilops tauschii subsp. strangulata cultivar AL8/78 chromosome 6, Aet v6.0, whole genome shotgun sequence genome. Coding sequences within it:
- the LOC109770577 gene encoding DNA polymerase alpha-associated DNA helicase A, which encodes MSLDLFSSRFLFSSGAAKKLPSRRRVTFVAAASSSPSTPSPPRSQDASSSSRQRSVRATPLSPSKGASRPAGSNGRTRRRRQRRTVEGGQEQGGCVPSVEEASIRVGTLYENGDPLGRKELGRCVVEWLRQGMQSMASKFASAELQGDMADLTTAALTLNWGSAEGQLGFVIQAQPYLSSIPMPKGLESLCFKACTHYPTLFDHFQRELRAVLLSYQNQGLIYDWRSTQTWKLLKEMANSTHHRAAVRRTTPRTKAVHSSIGISLKKVRLMQDRIEDFVKHMSDLLRIERDAELEFTQEELNATTMLDNNSKPSKPVEYLVTHGQAQQEQCDTICNLSVISSSTGLGGLHLVLFRIEGEHKLPPTTLSPGDMVCVRTCNSRGEGATSCMQGFLYNLGEDGCSITVALESRHGDPTFSRLFGKSVRIDRIQGLADALTYERNLEALMLLQRNGLLKSNASIDVVATLFGDSKDVMKMEQNCLIDWGESSLPDPRLSERCAFDDSQLRALSLGLNKKRPVLVIQGPPGTGKTVLLTELIVRAVRQGESVLVTAPSNAAVDNMVERLSRTGLNIVRVGNPARISPSVTSKSLAEIVNGRLGQFRKELERKRTDLRKDLRDCIEDDSLAAGIRQLLKQLGRDLEMKEKETIMEVLSDAQVVLSTNTGAADPLIRKTGCFDLVIIDEAGQGIEPSCWIPILQGKRCILAGDHCQLAPAILSRKALEGGLGKSMMERASLLHDGLLTTRLTVQHRMHDSIASWASKEMYQGLLQSSHSVASHLLADSPVVKDTWITRCPLLLLDTRMPYGILNVDCVEHLDPAGTGSFYNDGEADIVTQHVLNLVHCGVSPNEIAIQSPYIAQVQLLREKLEEYSGLSGVEVSTVDSFQGREADAVVLSMVRSNPLGAVGFMGDSRLMNVAITRARRHVTVVCDTSTICHSTFLARLLRHIRRYGQVKHVAPGSLDGVSGLGFSQPTLPSIS